A single window of Arvicola amphibius chromosome 15, mArvAmp1.2, whole genome shotgun sequence DNA harbors:
- the LOC119802245 gene encoding zinc finger protein 120-like isoform X2: MTENAVTYDDVHVDFTWEEWILLDPFQKNLYKDVMLETYRNLTAIGYSWDGHNIEEHCQSSQRHGRLERSHTGEKPSVYTQCVKAFAYDSHLQRHERTHAGEKPYKSSQCGKAFAHDRNLQMHKRTHTAEKRYQCNQCGKAFARHSNLRTHTRTHTGEKPYECNQCGKAFTHHRNLQIHKRTHTGEKPYECNHCGKAFARHGNLHAHKRTHTGEKPYECNQCGKAFSHPSHLQTHKRTHTGEKPYECNQCGKAFAQQITLQIHKRTHTGEKPYECNHCGKAFADHSHLRTHRRTHTGEKPYKCNQCSKAFSCHRYLKKHKRRHAGDTL; this comes from the exons AatgcagtgacctatgatgatgtgcatgTTGACTTCACTTGGGAAGAGTGGATTTTGCTGGATCCTTTccagaagaatctctacaaagatgtgatgctggagacctacaggaaCCTCACTGCCATAG GATACAGTTGGGATGGCCATAATATTGAGGAACATTGTCAAAGTTCTCAAAGACATGGAAG GCTTGAAAGaagtcatactggagagaaaccttctGTATATACTCAATGTGTTAAAGCCTTTGCATATGACAGTCATCTTCAAAGGCATGAAAGAACAcatgctggagagaaaccctataaatctAGCCAGTGTGGCAAAGCCTTTGCACATGATAGaaatcttcaaatgcataaaagaacacatactgcagAGAAACGCTatcaatgtaatcaatgtggtaaagcctttgcacgtcATAGTAATCTTCGAACACATacaagaacacatactggagagaaaccctatgaatgtaatcaatgtggtaaagcctttacacATCATAGAaatcttcaaatacataaaagaacacatactggagagaaaccctatgaatgcaaTCACTGTGGTAAAGCATTTGCACGTCATGGTAATcttcatgcacataaaagaacacatactggagagaaaccctacgaaTGCAATCAATGTGGTAAGGCCTTTTCTCACCCCAGTCAtcttcaaacacataaaagaacacatactggagagaaaccctacgaaTGCAATcaatgtggtaaggcctttgcacaaCAAATTactcttcaaatacataaaagaacacatactggagagaagccctatgaatgcaatcactgtggtaaagcctttgcagaCCATAGCCATCTCCGAACACAtagaagaacacatactggagagaaaccatacaaATGTAATCAGTGTAGTAAAGCCTTTTCATGTCATAGGTATcttaaaaagcataaaagaagACATGCTGGAGACAcactatga
- the LOC119802245 gene encoding zinc finger protein 120-like isoform X3, whose protein sequence is MNAVTYDDVHVDFTWEEWILLDPFQKNLYKDVMLETYRNLTAIGYSWDGHNIEEHCQSSQRHGRLERSHTGEKPSVYTQCVKAFAYDSHLQRHERTHAGEKPYKSSQCGKAFAHDRNLQMHKRTHTAEKRYQCNQCGKAFARHSNLRTHTRTHTGEKPYECNQCGKAFTHHRNLQIHKRTHTGEKPYECNHCGKAFARHGNLHAHKRTHTGEKPYECNQCGKAFSHPSHLQTHKRTHTGEKPYECNQCGKAFAQQITLQIHKRTHTGEKPYECNHCGKAFADHSHLRTHRRTHTGEKPYKCNQCSKAFSCHRYLKKHKRRHAGDTL, encoded by the exons AatgcagtgacctatgatgatgtgcatgTTGACTTCACTTGGGAAGAGTGGATTTTGCTGGATCCTTTccagaagaatctctacaaagatgtgatgctggagacctacaggaaCCTCACTGCCATAG GATACAGTTGGGATGGCCATAATATTGAGGAACATTGTCAAAGTTCTCAAAGACATGGAAG GCTTGAAAGaagtcatactggagagaaaccttctGTATATACTCAATGTGTTAAAGCCTTTGCATATGACAGTCATCTTCAAAGGCATGAAAGAACAcatgctggagagaaaccctataaatctAGCCAGTGTGGCAAAGCCTTTGCACATGATAGaaatcttcaaatgcataaaagaacacatactgcagAGAAACGCTatcaatgtaatcaatgtggtaaagcctttgcacgtcATAGTAATCTTCGAACACATacaagaacacatactggagagaaaccctatgaatgtaatcaatgtggtaaagcctttacacATCATAGAaatcttcaaatacataaaagaacacatactggagagaaaccctatgaatgcaaTCACTGTGGTAAAGCATTTGCACGTCATGGTAATcttcatgcacataaaagaacacatactggagagaaaccctacgaaTGCAATCAATGTGGTAAGGCCTTTTCTCACCCCAGTCAtcttcaaacacataaaagaacacatactggagagaaaccctacgaaTGCAATcaatgtggtaaggcctttgcacaaCAAATTactcttcaaatacataaaagaacacatactggagagaagccctatgaatgcaatcactgtggtaaagcctttgcagaCCATAGCCATCTCCGAACACAtagaagaacacatactggagagaaaccatacaaATGTAATCAGTGTAGTAAAGCCTTTTCATGTCATAGGTATcttaaaaagcataaaagaagACATGCTGGAGACAcactatga
- the LOC119802245 gene encoding zinc finger protein 120-like isoform X1, translating into MSVSWNKYEEHHNYGYTVKEVCIYRVISIMLSVVHMCGIFQNAVTYDDVHVDFTWEEWILLDPFQKNLYKDVMLETYRNLTAIGYSWDGHNIEEHCQSSQRHGRLERSHTGEKPSVYTQCVKAFAYDSHLQRHERTHAGEKPYKSSQCGKAFAHDRNLQMHKRTHTAEKRYQCNQCGKAFARHSNLRTHTRTHTGEKPYECNQCGKAFTHHRNLQIHKRTHTGEKPYECNHCGKAFARHGNLHAHKRTHTGEKPYECNQCGKAFSHPSHLQTHKRTHTGEKPYECNQCGKAFAQQITLQIHKRTHTGEKPYECNHCGKAFADHSHLRTHRRTHTGEKPYKCNQCSKAFSCHRYLKKHKRRHAGDTL; encoded by the exons GAAGTATGCATTTACCGTGTTATCAGTATCATGCTTTCtgttgtacacatgtgtgggatATTTCAGAatgcagtgacctatgatgatgtgcatgTTGACTTCACTTGGGAAGAGTGGATTTTGCTGGATCCTTTccagaagaatctctacaaagatgtgatgctggagacctacaggaaCCTCACTGCCATAG GATACAGTTGGGATGGCCATAATATTGAGGAACATTGTCAAAGTTCTCAAAGACATGGAAG GCTTGAAAGaagtcatactggagagaaaccttctGTATATACTCAATGTGTTAAAGCCTTTGCATATGACAGTCATCTTCAAAGGCATGAAAGAACAcatgctggagagaaaccctataaatctAGCCAGTGTGGCAAAGCCTTTGCACATGATAGaaatcttcaaatgcataaaagaacacatactgcagAGAAACGCTatcaatgtaatcaatgtggtaaagcctttgcacgtcATAGTAATCTTCGAACACATacaagaacacatactggagagaaaccctatgaatgtaatcaatgtggtaaagcctttacacATCATAGAaatcttcaaatacataaaagaacacatactggagagaaaccctatgaatgcaaTCACTGTGGTAAAGCATTTGCACGTCATGGTAATcttcatgcacataaaagaacacatactggagagaaaccctacgaaTGCAATCAATGTGGTAAGGCCTTTTCTCACCCCAGTCAtcttcaaacacataaaagaacacatactggagagaaaccctacgaaTGCAATcaatgtggtaaggcctttgcacaaCAAATTactcttcaaatacataaaagaacacatactggagagaagccctatgaatgcaatcactgtggtaaagcctttgcagaCCATAGCCATCTCCGAACACAtagaagaacacatactggagagaaaccatacaaATGTAATCAGTGTAGTAAAGCCTTTTCATGTCATAGGTATcttaaaaagcataaaagaagACATGCTGGAGACAcactatga